One region of Parambassis ranga chromosome 12, fParRan2.1, whole genome shotgun sequence genomic DNA includes:
- the dmgdh gene encoding dimethylglycine dehydrogenase, mitochondrial isoform X1, with translation MSRILNVVRTELRRDLSAGRGLARLTLRTICCTSSRRQAEQGNASSVLGKRLKDTAETVIIGGGCVGVSLAYHLAKAGMKDVVLLEKSELTAGSTWHAAGLTTYYHPGINLKKVHYDSIKLYEILEAETGQAVGFHQPGSVRIASTAARVDEMKYQMTRTHWHVTQQYLIKPEKVQELFPLLNMDKVLAGLYTPGDGHIDPYSLTMALAAGARMYGAQIYNPAPVTGLSQTSEGKWDVQTPHGTIRANRIVNTAGFWARELGNMIGFEHPTIPVHHQYVVTATVPEVKALKKELAVIRDLEGSYYLRQERDGLLFGPYEKMEKMVLQDSWVRDGVPPGFGKELFESDLDRIMEHVEMAMEMVPVLKTADIINIVSGPITYTPDLLPMVGPHQGAHNYWTAIGFGYGVIHAGGIGKFLSDWIRNGEPPYDLIECDPNRYGKWTNVPFMCAKARESYGFNNVVGYPKEERFAGRPTCRTSGVYELLKDKASMGFHAGWEQPHWFYKPGDETGYKPSFRRTNWFGPVGRECRLVMEKVGVIDLTPFGKFIVKGRDSHKLLDRLFANTMPKVGHTNISHMLTPAGRVYAEVTITQLSPGEFLLITGSGSELHDLRWIETEAADGGYDVDISNVTEDMGVLGIAGPNSRKVLQKLTDEDMSDAGFKFLHCKSITLAGIPVRAIRISYTGELGWELYIDQKNMATVYQAMMEAGKDEGIDNFGTYAMSSLRLEKGFRGWGAEMNCDTNPLEAGLDYFIKLNKPADFIGKAALQEIKSKGLKRKLSYISVDTDDIDPEGNETVWHNSKVVGNTTSGAYSYSSQQSLAFAYLPLELCSVGQKVEVELMGRKYPAMVIQEPIVLTEPTRTRLQKKAKSKA, from the exons GGTGCTGCTAGAGAAGTCCGAGCTGACGGCTGGATCCACCTGGCACGCT gCGGGTTTGACCACATATTACCATCCCGGCATCAACCTGAAGAAAGTCCACTATGACAGCATCAAACTATACGAGATCCTGGAGGCTGAAACGGGACAG GCGGTGGGCTTTCACCAGCCCGGCAGCGTCCGTATCGCTTCGACAGCAGCTCGAGTGGATGAGATGAAGTACCAGATGACCCGCACACACTGGCACGTGACGCAGCAGTACCTCATCAAACCGGAGAAAGTCCAGGAGCTTTTCCCTCTGCTTAACATGGACAAG GTTTTGGCCGGCCTGTACACACCCGGAGACGGCCACATCGACCCATACTCTCTGACCATGGCTCTGGCTGCGGGAGCTCGTATGTACGGTGCACAGATCTACAATCCAGCTCCGGTCACCGGGCTGAGCCAGACGTCTGAGGGAAAGTGGGACGTCCAGACTCCTCATGGAACAATCCGTGCAAATCGCATTGTCAACACAGCAG GTTTCTGGGCCCGGGAGCTGGGTAATATGATTGGCTTCGAGCACCCCACCATCCCCGTGCACCACCAGTATGTGGTGACAGCGACGGTGCCCGAGGTGAAAGCTCTGAAGAAGGAGCTGGCCGTCATCAGGGACCTGGAGGGCTCTTACTACCTGCGACAGGAGAGGGACGGCCTGCTGTTCGGCCCCTATGAAAAGATGGAGAAGATGGTGCTGCAGGACTCCTGGGTCAGAGACGGAGTCCCTCCAG GGTTTGGGAAGGAGCTCTTCGAGTCGGACCTGGACAGGATTATGGAACATGTGGAGATGGCCATGGAGATGGTCCCCGTGCTGAAGACAGCTGACATCATTAACATCGTGTCTGGACCAATCACATACACCCCTGACCTGCTGCCCATGGTCGGGCCACACCAAGGAGCTCACAACTACTGGACCGCCATCGGCTTCGG GTACGGCGTCATCCATGCCGGTGGGATTGGCAAGTTCCTGAGTGACTGGATCAGGAATGGGGAGCCGCCTTACGACCTGATCGAATGTGACCCCAACCGCTACGGCAAGTGGACTAATGTGCCCTTCATGTGCGCCAAAGCTCGGGAATCCTATGGCTTCAACAATGTGG TCGGTTACCCGAAGGAGGAGCGATTTGCCGGCCGGCCAACTTGCCGAACGAGCGGCGTGTACGAGCTGCTGAAGGACAAAGCGTCTATGGGCTTCCATGCAGGCTGGGAACAACCTCACTGGTTCTACAAACCTGGAGATGAAACTGGATACAA GCCCAGTTTCCGTCGCACCAACTGGTTCGGGCCGGTAGGCAGAGAGTGCAGGCTGGTGATGGAGAAGGTGGGCGTGATCGACCTGACGCCTTTTGGCAAGTTCATCGTGAAGGGGAGGGACTCGCACAAGCTGCTGGATCGCCTCTTCGCCAACACGATGCCAAAG gtgggaCACACTAACATCAGCCACATGTTGACGCCTGCTGGGAGAGTGTATGCTGAGGTCACCATCACACAGCTGTCACCGGGAGAGTTCCTGCTCATCACGGGCTCGGGGTCAGAGCTGCACGATCTCAG GTGGATTGAAACTGAAGCTGCAGACGGCGGGTACGATGTTGACATCAGCAACGTAACAGAAGACATGGGCGTGCTCGGCATCGCAGGACCGAACTCCCGCAAGGTTCTGCAGAAACTGACAGACGAGGACATGAGCGACGCTGGGTTTAAATTCCTCCACTGCAAGTCCATAACGCTCGCCGGCATTCCTGTCCGAGCCATCAGGATCTCATACACCG gtgaactCGGCTGGGAGCTGTACATTGACCAGAAGAACATGGCCACTGTGTACCAGGCCATgatggaagcaggaaaagatGAAGGCATCGACAATTTCGGCACCTACGCCATGTCCTCCCTCAGACTGGAGAAAGGCTTCAGAGGCTGGGGAgcagag ATGAACTGTGACACTAATCCTCTGGAGGCTGGACTGGATTACTTCATTAAACTCAACAAG CCTGCGGACTTCATCGGCaaagcagctctgcaggagaTCAAGTCCAAAGGCCTGAAGAGGAAGCTGTCCTACATCTCCGTGGATACAGACGATATCGACCCTGAAGGCAACGAGACCGTGTGGCACAACAGCAAG gTCGTCGGCAACACGACGTCCGGCGCCTACAGctacagcagccagcagagccTGGCGTTCGCCTACCTGCCTCTGGAGCTGTGCTCTGTGGGCCAGAAGGTGGAGGTGGAACTGATGGGGAGGAAGTACCCCGCCATGGTCATCCAGGAGCCCATAGTCCTCACCGAGCCCACACGGACCCGGCTGCAGAAGAAAGCAAAGAGCAAAGCATAA
- the dmgdh gene encoding dimethylglycine dehydrogenase, mitochondrial isoform X2 has protein sequence MKDVVLLEKSELTAGSTWHAAGLTTYYHPGINLKKVHYDSIKLYEILEAETGQAVGFHQPGSVRIASTAARVDEMKYQMTRTHWHVTQQYLIKPEKVQELFPLLNMDKVLAGLYTPGDGHIDPYSLTMALAAGARMYGAQIYNPAPVTGLSQTSEGKWDVQTPHGTIRANRIVNTAGFWARELGNMIGFEHPTIPVHHQYVVTATVPEVKALKKELAVIRDLEGSYYLRQERDGLLFGPYEKMEKMVLQDSWVRDGVPPGFGKELFESDLDRIMEHVEMAMEMVPVLKTADIINIVSGPITYTPDLLPMVGPHQGAHNYWTAIGFGYGVIHAGGIGKFLSDWIRNGEPPYDLIECDPNRYGKWTNVPFMCAKARESYGFNNVVGYPKEERFAGRPTCRTSGVYELLKDKASMGFHAGWEQPHWFYKPGDETGYKPSFRRTNWFGPVGRECRLVMEKVGVIDLTPFGKFIVKGRDSHKLLDRLFANTMPKVGHTNISHMLTPAGRVYAEVTITQLSPGEFLLITGSGSELHDLRWIETEAADGGYDVDISNVTEDMGVLGIAGPNSRKVLQKLTDEDMSDAGFKFLHCKSITLAGIPVRAIRISYTGELGWELYIDQKNMATVYQAMMEAGKDEGIDNFGTYAMSSLRLEKGFRGWGAEMNCDTNPLEAGLDYFIKLNKPADFIGKAALQEIKSKGLKRKLSYISVDTDDIDPEGNETVWHNSKVVGNTTSGAYSYSSQQSLAFAYLPLELCSVGQKVEVELMGRKYPAMVIQEPIVLTEPTRTRLQKKAKSKA, from the exons GGTGCTGCTAGAGAAGTCCGAGCTGACGGCTGGATCCACCTGGCACGCT gCGGGTTTGACCACATATTACCATCCCGGCATCAACCTGAAGAAAGTCCACTATGACAGCATCAAACTATACGAGATCCTGGAGGCTGAAACGGGACAG GCGGTGGGCTTTCACCAGCCCGGCAGCGTCCGTATCGCTTCGACAGCAGCTCGAGTGGATGAGATGAAGTACCAGATGACCCGCACACACTGGCACGTGACGCAGCAGTACCTCATCAAACCGGAGAAAGTCCAGGAGCTTTTCCCTCTGCTTAACATGGACAAG GTTTTGGCCGGCCTGTACACACCCGGAGACGGCCACATCGACCCATACTCTCTGACCATGGCTCTGGCTGCGGGAGCTCGTATGTACGGTGCACAGATCTACAATCCAGCTCCGGTCACCGGGCTGAGCCAGACGTCTGAGGGAAAGTGGGACGTCCAGACTCCTCATGGAACAATCCGTGCAAATCGCATTGTCAACACAGCAG GTTTCTGGGCCCGGGAGCTGGGTAATATGATTGGCTTCGAGCACCCCACCATCCCCGTGCACCACCAGTATGTGGTGACAGCGACGGTGCCCGAGGTGAAAGCTCTGAAGAAGGAGCTGGCCGTCATCAGGGACCTGGAGGGCTCTTACTACCTGCGACAGGAGAGGGACGGCCTGCTGTTCGGCCCCTATGAAAAGATGGAGAAGATGGTGCTGCAGGACTCCTGGGTCAGAGACGGAGTCCCTCCAG GGTTTGGGAAGGAGCTCTTCGAGTCGGACCTGGACAGGATTATGGAACATGTGGAGATGGCCATGGAGATGGTCCCCGTGCTGAAGACAGCTGACATCATTAACATCGTGTCTGGACCAATCACATACACCCCTGACCTGCTGCCCATGGTCGGGCCACACCAAGGAGCTCACAACTACTGGACCGCCATCGGCTTCGG GTACGGCGTCATCCATGCCGGTGGGATTGGCAAGTTCCTGAGTGACTGGATCAGGAATGGGGAGCCGCCTTACGACCTGATCGAATGTGACCCCAACCGCTACGGCAAGTGGACTAATGTGCCCTTCATGTGCGCCAAAGCTCGGGAATCCTATGGCTTCAACAATGTGG TCGGTTACCCGAAGGAGGAGCGATTTGCCGGCCGGCCAACTTGCCGAACGAGCGGCGTGTACGAGCTGCTGAAGGACAAAGCGTCTATGGGCTTCCATGCAGGCTGGGAACAACCTCACTGGTTCTACAAACCTGGAGATGAAACTGGATACAA GCCCAGTTTCCGTCGCACCAACTGGTTCGGGCCGGTAGGCAGAGAGTGCAGGCTGGTGATGGAGAAGGTGGGCGTGATCGACCTGACGCCTTTTGGCAAGTTCATCGTGAAGGGGAGGGACTCGCACAAGCTGCTGGATCGCCTCTTCGCCAACACGATGCCAAAG gtgggaCACACTAACATCAGCCACATGTTGACGCCTGCTGGGAGAGTGTATGCTGAGGTCACCATCACACAGCTGTCACCGGGAGAGTTCCTGCTCATCACGGGCTCGGGGTCAGAGCTGCACGATCTCAG GTGGATTGAAACTGAAGCTGCAGACGGCGGGTACGATGTTGACATCAGCAACGTAACAGAAGACATGGGCGTGCTCGGCATCGCAGGACCGAACTCCCGCAAGGTTCTGCAGAAACTGACAGACGAGGACATGAGCGACGCTGGGTTTAAATTCCTCCACTGCAAGTCCATAACGCTCGCCGGCATTCCTGTCCGAGCCATCAGGATCTCATACACCG gtgaactCGGCTGGGAGCTGTACATTGACCAGAAGAACATGGCCACTGTGTACCAGGCCATgatggaagcaggaaaagatGAAGGCATCGACAATTTCGGCACCTACGCCATGTCCTCCCTCAGACTGGAGAAAGGCTTCAGAGGCTGGGGAgcagag ATGAACTGTGACACTAATCCTCTGGAGGCTGGACTGGATTACTTCATTAAACTCAACAAG CCTGCGGACTTCATCGGCaaagcagctctgcaggagaTCAAGTCCAAAGGCCTGAAGAGGAAGCTGTCCTACATCTCCGTGGATACAGACGATATCGACCCTGAAGGCAACGAGACCGTGTGGCACAACAGCAAG gTCGTCGGCAACACGACGTCCGGCGCCTACAGctacagcagccagcagagccTGGCGTTCGCCTACCTGCCTCTGGAGCTGTGCTCTGTGGGCCAGAAGGTGGAGGTGGAACTGATGGGGAGGAAGTACCCCGCCATGGTCATCCAGGAGCCCATAGTCCTCACCGAGCCCACACGGACCCGGCTGCAGAAGAAAGCAAAGAGCAAAGCATAA
- the dmgdh gene encoding dimethylglycine dehydrogenase, mitochondrial isoform X3 has protein sequence MKYQMTRTHWHVTQQYLIKPEKVQELFPLLNMDKVLAGLYTPGDGHIDPYSLTMALAAGARMYGAQIYNPAPVTGLSQTSEGKWDVQTPHGTIRANRIVNTAGFWARELGNMIGFEHPTIPVHHQYVVTATVPEVKALKKELAVIRDLEGSYYLRQERDGLLFGPYEKMEKMVLQDSWVRDGVPPGFGKELFESDLDRIMEHVEMAMEMVPVLKTADIINIVSGPITYTPDLLPMVGPHQGAHNYWTAIGFGYGVIHAGGIGKFLSDWIRNGEPPYDLIECDPNRYGKWTNVPFMCAKARESYGFNNVVGYPKEERFAGRPTCRTSGVYELLKDKASMGFHAGWEQPHWFYKPGDETGYKPSFRRTNWFGPVGRECRLVMEKVGVIDLTPFGKFIVKGRDSHKLLDRLFANTMPKVGHTNISHMLTPAGRVYAEVTITQLSPGEFLLITGSGSELHDLRWIETEAADGGYDVDISNVTEDMGVLGIAGPNSRKVLQKLTDEDMSDAGFKFLHCKSITLAGIPVRAIRISYTGELGWELYIDQKNMATVYQAMMEAGKDEGIDNFGTYAMSSLRLEKGFRGWGAEMNCDTNPLEAGLDYFIKLNKPADFIGKAALQEIKSKGLKRKLSYISVDTDDIDPEGNETVWHNSKVVGNTTSGAYSYSSQQSLAFAYLPLELCSVGQKVEVELMGRKYPAMVIQEPIVLTEPTRTRLQKKAKSKA, from the exons ATGAAGTACCAGATGACCCGCACACACTGGCACGTGACGCAGCAGTACCTCATCAAACCGGAGAAAGTCCAGGAGCTTTTCCCTCTGCTTAACATGGACAAG GTTTTGGCCGGCCTGTACACACCCGGAGACGGCCACATCGACCCATACTCTCTGACCATGGCTCTGGCTGCGGGAGCTCGTATGTACGGTGCACAGATCTACAATCCAGCTCCGGTCACCGGGCTGAGCCAGACGTCTGAGGGAAAGTGGGACGTCCAGACTCCTCATGGAACAATCCGTGCAAATCGCATTGTCAACACAGCAG GTTTCTGGGCCCGGGAGCTGGGTAATATGATTGGCTTCGAGCACCCCACCATCCCCGTGCACCACCAGTATGTGGTGACAGCGACGGTGCCCGAGGTGAAAGCTCTGAAGAAGGAGCTGGCCGTCATCAGGGACCTGGAGGGCTCTTACTACCTGCGACAGGAGAGGGACGGCCTGCTGTTCGGCCCCTATGAAAAGATGGAGAAGATGGTGCTGCAGGACTCCTGGGTCAGAGACGGAGTCCCTCCAG GGTTTGGGAAGGAGCTCTTCGAGTCGGACCTGGACAGGATTATGGAACATGTGGAGATGGCCATGGAGATGGTCCCCGTGCTGAAGACAGCTGACATCATTAACATCGTGTCTGGACCAATCACATACACCCCTGACCTGCTGCCCATGGTCGGGCCACACCAAGGAGCTCACAACTACTGGACCGCCATCGGCTTCGG GTACGGCGTCATCCATGCCGGTGGGATTGGCAAGTTCCTGAGTGACTGGATCAGGAATGGGGAGCCGCCTTACGACCTGATCGAATGTGACCCCAACCGCTACGGCAAGTGGACTAATGTGCCCTTCATGTGCGCCAAAGCTCGGGAATCCTATGGCTTCAACAATGTGG TCGGTTACCCGAAGGAGGAGCGATTTGCCGGCCGGCCAACTTGCCGAACGAGCGGCGTGTACGAGCTGCTGAAGGACAAAGCGTCTATGGGCTTCCATGCAGGCTGGGAACAACCTCACTGGTTCTACAAACCTGGAGATGAAACTGGATACAA GCCCAGTTTCCGTCGCACCAACTGGTTCGGGCCGGTAGGCAGAGAGTGCAGGCTGGTGATGGAGAAGGTGGGCGTGATCGACCTGACGCCTTTTGGCAAGTTCATCGTGAAGGGGAGGGACTCGCACAAGCTGCTGGATCGCCTCTTCGCCAACACGATGCCAAAG gtgggaCACACTAACATCAGCCACATGTTGACGCCTGCTGGGAGAGTGTATGCTGAGGTCACCATCACACAGCTGTCACCGGGAGAGTTCCTGCTCATCACGGGCTCGGGGTCAGAGCTGCACGATCTCAG GTGGATTGAAACTGAAGCTGCAGACGGCGGGTACGATGTTGACATCAGCAACGTAACAGAAGACATGGGCGTGCTCGGCATCGCAGGACCGAACTCCCGCAAGGTTCTGCAGAAACTGACAGACGAGGACATGAGCGACGCTGGGTTTAAATTCCTCCACTGCAAGTCCATAACGCTCGCCGGCATTCCTGTCCGAGCCATCAGGATCTCATACACCG gtgaactCGGCTGGGAGCTGTACATTGACCAGAAGAACATGGCCACTGTGTACCAGGCCATgatggaagcaggaaaagatGAAGGCATCGACAATTTCGGCACCTACGCCATGTCCTCCCTCAGACTGGAGAAAGGCTTCAGAGGCTGGGGAgcagag ATGAACTGTGACACTAATCCTCTGGAGGCTGGACTGGATTACTTCATTAAACTCAACAAG CCTGCGGACTTCATCGGCaaagcagctctgcaggagaTCAAGTCCAAAGGCCTGAAGAGGAAGCTGTCCTACATCTCCGTGGATACAGACGATATCGACCCTGAAGGCAACGAGACCGTGTGGCACAACAGCAAG gTCGTCGGCAACACGACGTCCGGCGCCTACAGctacagcagccagcagagccTGGCGTTCGCCTACCTGCCTCTGGAGCTGTGCTCTGTGGGCCAGAAGGTGGAGGTGGAACTGATGGGGAGGAAGTACCCCGCCATGGTCATCCAGGAGCCCATAGTCCTCACCGAGCCCACACGGACCCGGCTGCAGAAGAAAGCAAAGAGCAAAGCATAA
- the arsb gene encoding arylsulfatase B — protein MRMHVRRQLSFWVVVSFSAVFAAPRPHVVFILADDFGWYDVGYHGSEIKTPNLDRLSAKGVRLENYYVQPLCTPSRNQLMTGRYQIHTGMQHQIIWPCQPYCVPLDEKLLPELMREAGYATHMVGKWHLGMYKKDCLPTRRGFDSFFGYLTGSEDYFTHVRCSPVPPGNLTRCALDLRDGEEVATAYNGSYSTELLSQKASNIIRKHNSNKPLFMYVAMQAVHDPLQVPERYVAPYSFIKDPHRRRYAGMVSAMDEAVGNITAALQQNGLWNNTVLIFSTDNGGQTLSGGSNWPLRGRKWSLWEGGVRGVGFVTGPLLKRPGSVSRELIHISDWLPTLVGLAGGSANGTKPLDGFNVWNTISKGFASPRLELLHNIDPMYVDIAPCPGQLQRVAVRGHSKVESRFNVSTHAAIRFSNWKLLTGYPGCDVWFPRPGSDTTTTTSSSKLQPLKPVMLFDMEKDPEERSEVSDQFPAVVDYLLGRLERYQRTALPIKFPDGDPTCDPGPEGAWGPWA, from the exons ATGCGGATGCACGTTAGGAGGCAGCTTTCTTTCTGGGTCGTGGTGAGTTTCTCCGCGGTGTTCGCGGCTCCGCGGCCTCACGTCGTGTTTATTCTCGCTGATGACTTCGGCTGGTACGATGTCGGCTACCACGGCTCCGAGATCAAAACGCCAAACCTGGACCGACTGTCGGCCAAAGGGGTCCGCCTGGAGAACTACTACGTGCAGCCGCTGTGCACGCCCTCCAGGAACCAGCTCATGACCGGCAGGTACCAG ATTCACACGGGCATGCAGCACCAGATCATCTGGCCCTGCCAGCCGTACTGCGTGCCCCTGGATGAGAAGCTGCTGCCTGAGCTCATGAGGGAGGCCGGCTACGCCACACACATGGTGGGCAAGTGGCACCTGGGCATGTACAAGAAGGACTGCCTGCCCACCCGCCGTGGCTTCGACTCCTTCTTTG gctACCTGACGGGCAGCGAGGATTACTTCACCCATGTGCGCTGTTCTCCCGTCCCTCCTGGTAACCTGACCCGCTGTGCCCTGGACCTGAGGGACGGGGAGGAGGTCGCCACGGCGTACAACGGAAGCTACTCCACCGAGCTGCTCAGCCAGAAAGCCAGCAACATCATCAGAAAACACAACTCGAacaag CCGCTCTTCATGTACGTGGCGATGCAGGCCGTCCATGATCCCCTGCAGGTCCCGGAGCGCTATGTGGCCCCCTACAGCTTCATCAAAGACCCTCATCGCAGGCGGTACGCCGGCATGGTGTCTGCCATGGACGAGGCGGTGGGTAACATCACTGCGGCTCTGCAGCAGAACGGACTCTGGAACAACACGGTGCTCATCTTCTCAACAG ATAACGGGGGTCAGACTCTGTCTGGTGGCAGCAACTGGCCTCTCCGGGGGAGGAAGTGGTCCCTGTGGGAAGGAGGGGTCCGGGGAGTGGGATTTGTCACCGGCCCGCTGCTGAAGCGACCAGGGAGCGTCAGCCGCGAGCTCATCCACATCTCTGACTGGCTGCCGACGCTCGTGGGCCTGGCCGGGGGCAGCGCCAATGGCACCAAGCCGCTGGATGGATTCAATGTGTGGAACACCATCAG CAAAGGCTTCGCTTCACCCAGACTGGAGCTGCTGCACAACATTGATCCCATGTATGTTGACATCGCTCCAT gtCCTGGACAGCTGCAGCGTGTAGCTGTTAGAGGACACTCAAAGGTGGAGTCCAGGTTCAACGTGTCTACGCACGCCGCCATCCGCTTCTCAAACTGGAAGCTGCTGACAGGATACCCGG GCTGTGACGTTTGGTTCCCTCGACCCGGCTccgacaccaccaccaccacctcctcctctaaGCTGCAGCCGCTGAAGCCCGTGATGCTGTTCGACATGGAGAAGGATCCAGAGGAGCGGAGCGAAGTGTCCGATCAGTTCCCCGCAGTCGTCGATTATCTCCTCGGCCGACTTGAACGCTACCAGAGAACTGCTTTGCCAATAAAATTCCCTGATGGTGACCCCACATGTGACCCGGGACCTGAAGGAGCCTGGGGGCCCTGGGCTTAG